In Spea bombifrons isolate aSpeBom1 chromosome 5, aSpeBom1.2.pri, whole genome shotgun sequence, the sequence gtatgtcccttcccTAAGTGGTATTTGGCTctggtacctggattacttggcaagctttgtgtgtttattgtatatatttacatgtttgtgttttgagtcaTGGTCAATCTCCTCTTACATATCTCCTCACCTTTTAGGTGGTTACGAATTGTGTCTTGATGTTTGGAAACCCGAAATCAAGTAAAATGAATATGTATTCATAATCTTAtcataaaaagacatttttgaaAATCATGCGCTGAACATGCTGTTCAGATTACATGGGCATCACCACACCTTTTTAatcctttaataaaatgttctttaacaaGACTATCGTGACTTCATTAAACCCTGGCCAAATTCCAGAGATACTCAACTAGCTCATGCGCGAATACAGTGGGAACCCATACAATGGGCACCATCGACCAGTAGACGGAGCTACCGTGCTTACATTACTGGATAGGGAGAAGCTTATGGAGAAGCTGCATCTCCAGTGCTTGAGATCCCCATCATCTcgtgccattgattggctgctcccATTGACATCAGGGGTCTTGTTCCGTAAAACAAATCTCCTGCACAGCAAATAGCTTGGGAGGCAAGCAAAGGGGCAAGTGCAAGGACacaccatgtaaatttaaaggggccgctCAGCTATCATGTACATTAATGTTCAGGAGTGTCCTTTAAAAGGATAGAACCCCTGGTAGACAGACATAGCTAGGCGGACAGGGCCCATGTATAGGTTGGGGAAGTGTGGGAATATTGGGTGGGTGGGGGCATGGCAGTCTGGGGTATTTATAGAGTGGCGTTACAGGCTTGCAGGGTGGTGTTTCATTGCGATAACCTGGGGATGGTGATGGCAACTTGACGGCATCTTCTCCTTCATCTTCTCCTCCGGTGGTCAGGCTGTTAGATTGGTTCTTCACTGTCTTACTTATAAGATTACGTTTCGGGCTGAGTATATTGGGGGGGGTGTAATGTGATGGCGAATGCCCTTTCTCGTTCACAGTGGGCGGAAGTCAGGGTGGCAGCACCTTGGGGCGGAAGTGGCGGGGTTCCCATGCCCACTGGTGTGGAACCTTGGCTTGAACGAATACCTCAGTGGATCCAGGTGTCTGTATCCCAGGTCATGTAGCGTCGTTATTGTAAGGTCTGGGGTGAATTGCTGGGTCTACAGCGGTCCATGGATGGTTTTCTGGATGATTTGGAGCGGTTGCAAGGCGTGTTGTGGTTGTTGTGGCATTGAGACGCGTCAGGTTCCTCTCCTGGGTCAGTGTCAGCAAAATTGTCGGGGCTTAGTTATTGATTTAAGTTGTGTGGGATGTGATGGTGCTCATTTGATCGACGTGGGTTTGGATTTGTTTAATTTAGCACTACAGGAGGGAGTGGCGTAAGCCATGGCTGGTGTGGTGGGTGCCCCCTACTAGTTTAATGTGTTAAATAGCGGTGGCTGTGGCTGGGTTGGGGGTCCTTGCCAGGAGGTTAATTGGGGTGCTTGGCCCCTCCCCTGGCCTTTACAAGATAGATCTTTATTGGCCATGCCCAATGAGCTAAGAGAGGCAGCTAGTGGTTAGCATTGATGGTTGGAAAGGTAATGGTGTTGGTAGATCTTTTGGATGGGGGGAGGGGAGCGCCCCTGGGTTGTTTCTAGATGCTAGTTGCACCATGTATAGTTATTTAGAGCTGTTTTATCATGACTGGCAAGGATTAGCTATTTATGGTTAGGTGGTTactgtttttaataaatggcTGTGGCCTATTTGTGCCAATTCATGTCTCCTGCGGTTCTTATTGGTTAACGggtaaaatgttgaaaaattagggttatgggattttttttggttctaatAGGTTAACACGGTCCCCACTACTCTCACACATGCTGGACGTGTTGTTCCCATGAATCAGTGATGAATCAGTGCATTATTACACTTAATAAATACTAGAGGTTGCGCAGGTTCACACGTTTCTCGTTGTATGActactgtaattttttttgtgtgtgtatttgttggGTGTAACTGCCTGATCTGCTAAATCAGCCGTCAGCCGGCAGGTGGTTAATGTCCCCGAGCTGGCATGGCGGAGAATACGTGTTCCATAAAGCTGTGGCCGAGCTCTTGCCCCCATTTCCGTGTCCGGTGTCTTATTGGGGAAGAGTAAAGTTATTCTGCTGATAGCTGTATGGATGCTCTAGGCCTAAACAGTCATGGAATTAGACAGTAAGCAAATATCcacaaaaacagaataaatattGAGTACAAATTTGTGttcaaaataatgcaataaaggatttagttaatttttattatgttatttgatACACAGAGTAAAAACTGATCGAAGGCCGCAATCAAATCTAATATCATTGGGTTCTACAGCactaaataatatgtatagaaacagcaggaaacggctttataaattaaacggggtgaATAAAACCTataattcttcttctaaatgcccccctcagttacacaaataccccgcaatAGGGCAcgaagtcacataaaaagtctgggTAAAACGAAGTGCAACGGACTGGACACCATTTAACTTAAAAATATGGCCGGCATTCTCCTTCAAAGCATttaccccccaatatttcagCTGTGCAAATCGGGATACCTGTGTtgggggtgtggctagaggcATGGGTGGGTGGGGTCGGATTCAGGAGTAGGCGGGGCTACCACTGGGAACACCCACCTaccttacctgaagagccaTCTAACGGCGCTCAGGTGCAGAGCCTCGCAGGGAGGCCATGTTGGAGGTCTATGCAGCACCAACTGGCAGATAAGCCCCACGACAATGGGACCGCTGAAAGTGGGAGagtgcctgaaaatcaggactgtcccatgaaAACAGGGATATTCGAGTGGTGTGTTTTAAAGGGCTAGTCCTATAAAGCACTTTAGGCAGGAAGGAAGGGGCTGCCAGTGATCTCACAAATTTAAtcaaatcatataaaaaatgaGTGGGGGACGTCGTTAGACTCGGAGCAAAGCACAGATGATAGCTATAGATGCCGCCAATGTTCTGTAGCTGCCGGTAACGGCGCCAGAAGAGTTTGCTGTGCTGTTGCTGGCGTATAGCCCCCTGTTGTTGCACAGGTCGATGGTGCAGCAAAACACAGGCTTATCATTTCCCAAGGCGTATGGGTCGTTCTCCACACAAGATGTGGCACAGCTTCTGGTAACCATCTCCTCTCCATTAAAAGGGAAACCTGAATACAAGAAGGAGAAAGGAATTAAATAATCAGATTTGATCATATCATGATTCTTCAGCCTACCCATCAACATTTCAGGACATCTGTGTTGGAGGGTGTGGTGGGGCGGAGGTGGGTGTGGGAGGAGCTAGATTGGGGGAAGGCGTGGTAGGGGCAGGAGCACCCGCCCACCATAATCGAAGAGCCCCCACAGAGGGTCGTCAGGACCCAACCCTAAAATTCACTCAGTGCAGACTGCATTGGAATCCTCCTGttagcccaagcaggaagttgtcgcccacttcctgttctctcccagaattgtttttgcagatgaaGCATGAGCCTCTAGCTCTAGAGATTGTTTCTGGCCGCGCAGGTCCCTCTGTAACTCATTATCACAAATATCTTAGGGCGAGGCTGTAACTTAAAGGGCCAGACCCTCCGTAAACGTCATTTGCTGCATGAGTAGACCACCATCACCTTTTAGGAGTGTCACAGAGACAAAAGaagagggggggggttattgcaTTGGTAAAGCTGgtgctattttatttattttttgagaaaTTAATGTATAAAGAGATTTTCCAATAACGTACCCACTTGTGGACTGTATACGACTGTTTTACAAACTTTAGATTCCGGAGAGCAGACCATTTCATCCCGGCAGTCTCTGCTTTGGGTTACTTCGTAGCAAACATGGCACTTCAAGGAGAACGCTTAAAGAgaattaacaaaacaaattattattagagCTGAAGATATGGCTTCCTACAGCAAAAGATACATTCACCCTATGGCACTGGGGCCAAAAGATACATTCACCCTATGGCACTGGGGCCAAAAGATACATTCACCCTATGGAACTGAGGCTGAAGACAGGTTAATCCTATGGCACTGGGGCCAAAGGTACGATAACCCTTTGTCTCTGGGGCCAAAGATACATTCACCCTTTGGCACTCGGGCCAAACATACGTTACTCCTATGGCAATGGGTTCAAAAGATACATTATCCTGGCAATCAGGATTTGTTGCTTGACTTTAAGAATCTGCTGTGCATCTGgagaatatatatacagaaacccGGTGAATATTACCCATTCATCCTGTGAATTTGCCCCTACACACTATGAAACTGTACCATTCGACCCGATTAGCTGTCCTTTTACACATGGAATCTGCCCCTTCCAGTGGAGAACCCGATCTTTTCATCCGGTTTATCTGCCCCTTAAAATTATCCAATGAATCTGTAGCGTTCACCTTTAGAACGTGCCCTTTCCCCTAGAGAATCTGCCTCGTTCCCCAAAGAACAACACAGAAACTCGTAAGAAGATTTTTCTATATGAGTCTGGTTACATTCTACACAATGAACAACGGCCATAGCGTGCATAGCGATTTGACGAGTGTGATACTTGCTGCTTTATAATAATGGCTTATGCTTTGTTATAAGGATGGACCTCCTCTCAGTACAGGAGGAGAGTTTATTTaggaggaggagaaatgttagaaccagaggccataatctaaaactagagggtcagaggcttacaaGGAACAGAAGgtggttttactttattgagagggtggtagataagcggaacagcctcccagcaaaagtggtagagggtaatacagtgagggtattaaacatgcatgggatagacatacggctcctgaatctaagatgaggccAACGTTTGGATTTGGGTAAACTTACTTTATTagctttcagaaaaaaaaactgctttgtTATTAAAGACAAAtagaatttgccagcagatcaGACTCACCCAGTCCATCCAGTTTCTCCTgccataaagactcaaaccttaatcagtcgttggtttcgtcttagattccggagccgtatgtctatcccatgcatgtttaataccctcactgtattaccctctaccacttttgctgggaggctgttccacttatctaccaccctctcaataaagtaaaaccacCTTCTGTTCCTTGTAAGCCTCTGACCCGCACTGAGCTTtatgcaatgctaatgaagtccgtcctccatagacttccattagtctGGGCTATtgctccccacaggcagtattataaggagtcgggggggtttagtagatcgggggtcagataacggATAAAAACAAATTCGATGGTTCCCCTTTAAGTAAGACGGGGTCCTGAGTGTATTTGACGTTATTGCACTAGGTCATGGGAAAATTAAAAAGCTTGAAGAGCGCAGCATAAGATAGACGCCCCAGATGGGACATTGCGTGATGTGGCCACACAAGAGCACTCAAACTTATTTACTTAGCCAgaggtttttaatttaaagcacTTTAAAGAAATCATGCAGTGAACATGATGTTTAGATTAAATGTGGATCAACACACCCTTATAATCCTCTTACATCTCCTTCCTTCATTAAACACTGGCCGAGCTCCAGAGATACTCAGATGAACTATCCATGATGGTGAGAGCCGATGACAATGTCTTATACTGAGATTTGGTTCTTATGGGCCCTCCACTTATAGAAAATACATGCATTGCTTTcctttgagatatatatatatatttttttttaattattatttttattattattttttattattattattatttttaatattattttttattattatttttaatatcaatAAAACAATTTCAACCTACTTGCTTTGAGGTTTTGAGCACTATGGGTCTAAACATGAAATTCTGACTTACATAGGAGAATCTATCCATGCTCATGCTCAACAAGTGCCATTTCTCGTTCTGCTTACCATggagttattattaatattattttgcgtCACTAATTTTGACGTAATATTTTCACGATCTTATTTGTCTAAGgatgggtatttttttattttgtattttatttttttggaaaattcaACCTTAGGACTGTaatttttcttgaatatttaaggataaactcaacaaaaatataaaaacgttAAATTGTGTCCAACTATTTTCATTAGTTGggtgttaaatatattaatagccTTTCAGCTGAtaccttttaaatttaaaaatgaacattttttttttttgaaaatccaCATATTTGACAGTTCTTAGATCTCTTCAGcggaacaatatatatatacagtatataatttatatatatatggatatctCAAGTAgtcattttataaattaaaaaaactattccgaaaaataaaaacacaattttcccCCCAAATACAAAGAGATTTTGCCATTTTGATTACTTAAAACGTAGCATGTCACATTACATGTAGCATTACCTAGGCATTCCTCTTCTAAAGCTAcaccataaaatgtatatatatatatttaaaagttttattCTAATAATCTGCTTTTCTTACCTAAATCCAAAGAAAGCGCTGCCAGCAGGAGATGCATGGTAATGGTCTTCATTTTACTGTCTCAAGGGATAAAAATGAGCAAAGATCAGCTTTCGGGACGTTTATTTTTTGACCGTCTCCCTCAGAAAACATCTATAAAATGCGGATGAGCAGGTGGAAAAGTACTGCTGGATACCATTACatctggggttatattacaggtAAATTCCCATGTATGAACAGCAGAGACGTGTGTTTTATAAACCAAAGCGGATTGGCTCATTTACAACGGTCCCAGGACCTCTGATTTCCTACTTCTAACCTCGATTAGCGGAGAAGTCCCATCACCCGCCCAATGCTGTTTTTAACGAAGTATTAAGTGCGTAAGTAATTCATAAAGTTTTGTAATACTTGACCAATACCAAAACCCCCCAACCCAATAAACACACGGACAATAAACAAATTGTTAAGACAAGAAAGTCATTGCCAGAATTGCCACCAAAAGTAATACAGTTCATACATTCCTCCACTGTTTTCCGATCATCCCCCTGACAATGACGCCCCTTCCCATACATATAACAACCCCATTAACCCCAACACCAAAAACAATCGGGAAACAGCCTACCGAGACGCACCTTTCCCacaccaggttctgagccacagaccagcttGAAACCACCAACACCAACCAAACACGGATTAATCAACCATTATTCCACCCCCACCTTACACTGACCAGCCAACCACTGTGAGGCTGACGAGAAGACCCTTGGTCACCAAACTAGTAactggggggggagggggggttgagGGAAGATTCAGGTAAGAAAAACTGATAAGAAGTGACAGTCACAAAATGGAGGGACCTATTTATACAGGACCTTCCAAAGTCCCTTAACCAATGTCACTTAACCCCATTATCCTAATCCCACCTCGTCACCTAGTAGAGGCTCCTTTCACTTAGCTGCACTGTTCCATTGGCTACATTATCTTAAATGGTTAATTTGGCTTATCACCCACATTTCATGTTCCTCTGGAACACTTCTGTCTTCTCCTCATGACTTGGAAGCCTTCTGTTCTTGGAAGACTGCAAAGATGACATTACACAACAAGAATGCAACTTCATTGGGTAAATCCGGGTATCAGAAGCTCCTTGCATGAAGGCACATATTGCGGAAAAAAGGCAGCAGAATTTTGCCTTGTTTTCACCAATAGGCGTCTTCACACAAAGGGGGGCTTAATTCAGCTGAGGATATCCCTGTCCCACCGGGTCCTTGGCCCGACTTCCGTTGAGGAAGCAAGAAAAGCCATGGAAAACTTCAGGTCTGTTTTCCTACACACTTCCCAATTTTCTGTGTATATTgatatttgtataataaatcGATGGGCTCCTCTCTATGGTGGAATGCATCTTTGGGTCccgtttgtgtgtttttttacactCAGGATGAGTTTGTTATAGTGGGAATTAAGACAACAGGAGATCAGAATGGTCTTTATGCTGATGGCGCCACCACTTTGACTACAGAGCTTACAACAGAAAACTGGGCTGGAAAAGAAAGCTTTTCCTGGACAGAGGATCTGGCTGATGTTTAAAAAGAGCCACTTAGAACCCTCTTTTACATGAGACATTaagtgtaatttttttcatgGGTCTTGGAAGGACCTCTGCAAACATTTGTAACTTTAGTTTCACTGGTGCAggcaataataattaattatcgTTTATTTTCCCTTCTCCAGACACCATTAGTCAGATGTAGTAATCATCATTGTGTTCATAGAGGTGGGACAACACGTTAAACATTCTTTATCACCAAATCCCATTACACGGGTACATTATTTCTCAGTGATCTGCCCTATAATGTTCCGCATGATTTTTCACAGTCTACGTTGGAAAATTCCACAGAGAAAAATCTAACGGAAAAAAGTGGAAAAGCAGCATTCTGAAGAACAATGCTATATGCAGTCATAGCCAACGCACTTCGCCTGCATGCAAAAGCGATTAACCACTTTGTTTATGTGGTATAAATGATGACACTGCAAGCTGTTAGTGTACAGTAGCCATATTGGGAAATACAGGACTGACAACGgacacaggaaacaggaagtaaCAGAAGGGTAACCCATAGGAACAGCCAAGGCTAAAGTACCACATCATGGAAACGGGACTTTGAAGGCGTTTTCAgctagatatatatacattctgagcactgacaggtgaTGCGAATAACACGGATGATCTTGTTAACATGGCTACTGTcactgggtgggatatattaggcagcaagtgaaaatTTCggcctcaaagttgatgtgttagaaactgaaaaaatggGCAGCGTAAGGATCCGAGTGACACTGacgagggccaaattgtgatggcaagacgactgggtcagaacatctccaaaacGGCAGCTTTGGTGGggggttcccggtctgcagtggtcggtACCAATCAAAAGGTGAACTTCTGACAGGGTCATTGATGCAGGTAGGGGGGCGAatgctggcctgtgtggtcaaatccaacaaacAAGCTACTGtaactcaaattgctgaaagagttaatgttGGTTCGGATAGaaaagtgtcagaacacacagagcatcgcagtttgttgcgtatgagGCTGCGctgctgcagaccagtcagggagCCCACGCTGaccccctgtccactgccgaaagcgtctacaatgggcacgtgagcagaAGAACTGGACCGCGGAGCGATGAAAGGaggtctggtctgatgaatcacgttttcttttacatcatgtggatggctgggtgcgtcgcttacctggagaacacacggCACCGGGATGCATCTATGGAGGCCGcgcctcgcaacttacaggacataaaggatctgctgctaacggcTTGTTgccggataccacagcacagcttcagaggcctaaaatactggcatgttaaatgcccatggggcatttatttgatttgatggggtaaattgaattggccgggttgaacaatgtcccaattaacacaggggaaggaagaccacatgtctaatttccaatttgaaaaatgcacacggtccaaatgtgtccttttagcccccaaaaacccgacaaacccatgcatgtggggtatcactgtaatcaggagatgttgctgaacacatattggggtgttgtgtgacagcaacatataacaggagctgtaaattcatacataatataggtgtgtggggaaaaatacacacacaaaaaatactactgcttaacaatgctggtggtaaaatgtgtccatgcaaagagttaaaataccagcatttgaaataccctggggtgtccagttttcaaaaatatatgacttgatgggataaattgcattggccggcttcaaatatacccgaaatagcacatggggggaagaattaccagattcggaaaaaatggttttgaaatagcaaaacgctacctgtacttattgccccataacgtgcagaaaaaagcaaaaaaacataaaaacattgggtatttctaaactcaggacaaatagtagaatctatttagcaggtttttgtcattagcttttatagatgagtaaaaacattttcaagtaAAAGCTGGAAaacaattttcaccatattttatacttttttatagtaaataatatgatacaatcaaaacaatctaaagaaagcccttcttgtcctgaaaaaaacaatatataacttgtgtgggttcagtaaacgggaaagaagaacattacagctaaacacgagcagcgcagaaatgttaaaacggccattgtcacaaagggtacaaaaaataaaaacagcctttgtcacgaaggggttaaagagctccggagagcagtcacaagagccactgcaagagattttgcctctcacAAAATGATTTTGCCTctccctttaaaaaaatctccccaGACCCTCCTGTATTAAGGTACAGGTACTGtatcaaccatgcaagtcaatggagcacagcttactaaaatattttttaaccccttaatgacaaagcattgttttcaatgggtttaggggccacccattgtccttaagggggttaaaaaatggggaaaaaatgtaaaatattggtaacatttaaaaacaattatgtaGTAATGtcaccatccagttccaacaaaaatgtgaacaataaaataataaaaagtttatttctatgagcaagtgctaaaattagcactgtatcttcccaa encodes:
- the LOC128497270 gene encoding secreted Ly-6/uPAR-related protein 1-like, producing the protein MKTITMHLLLAALSLDLAFSLKCHVCYEVTQSRDCRDEMVCSPESKVCKTVVYSPQVGFPFNGEEMVTRSCATSCVENDPYALGNDKPVFCCTIDLCNNRGLYASNSTANSSGAVTGSYRTLAASIAIICALLRV